A window of the Syntrophothermus lipocalidus DSM 12680 genome harbors these coding sequences:
- a CDS encoding NADH-dependent [FeFe] hydrogenase, group A6, whose product MVSVVINGSKVDVPEDFTVMQAAAQAGFMIPSLCSHPDLKVKENCNVCVVEVNGELKNACAEKVSPGMEVKTFTPRVIEAKRENLKKILKVHPQDCLQCARNQNCELQALTATLTVRSFEHKPLQLTKDTSTPSIVRDPSKCTLCGRCVEVCNDIQTVGALEIKDGVVQTVDGKPLIETKCVMCGQCALACPVGAITEKEEIDRFLEAIADPEKIVVTQIAPAVRVAVAEEVGMETGSLDMLTFVAGLRQLGFDYVFHTNFTADLTIMEEGNELLKRLKEGGTLPMLTSCSPGWINFIETFYPEQLPHLSTCKSPQQMFGALVKTYWADKMGIDPAKIFSVSIMPCTAKKYEATRPEMRDSGYQDVDLVLTTREVGRLFRMCGVGFDKLQPSNFDSLMGAYTGAAVIFGASGGVMEAALRTVYEVVTGKTLEDVNFTAVRGFEGMKEAEVDLDGTKVKVAVANSLGCARKIMEEIKAGTSPYHFIEIMCCPGGCIGGGGQPIPSTVAKRVERIKGIYIEDEGLPLRKSHENPEVKLLYEDFLHEPLGHKSHELLHTHYTPKNK is encoded by the coding sequence ATGGTAAGCGTTGTTATCAACGGCAGCAAAGTGGACGTGCCCGAGGACTTCACAGTAATGCAAGCAGCAGCCCAAGCAGGTTTTATGATTCCGTCACTTTGCAGCCACCCGGATCTCAAGGTCAAAGAGAACTGCAATGTGTGTGTGGTGGAGGTAAACGGGGAATTAAAGAACGCATGTGCGGAAAAGGTGTCCCCAGGGATGGAGGTCAAAACCTTTACCCCGCGAGTAATCGAAGCCAAGCGGGAAAACCTCAAGAAGATCCTCAAGGTTCATCCTCAGGACTGCCTACAGTGTGCCCGCAACCAAAACTGCGAATTGCAGGCCCTCACCGCTACCCTGACTGTTCGTTCTTTCGAACACAAGCCACTGCAACTGACCAAGGATACTTCAACACCATCCATAGTGCGTGATCCGTCTAAATGTACTCTATGCGGACGCTGTGTGGAGGTCTGCAACGATATCCAAACGGTTGGGGCATTGGAGATAAAGGACGGGGTAGTGCAGACGGTAGACGGCAAGCCGTTGATCGAGACCAAGTGCGTGATGTGCGGTCAATGCGCCTTGGCTTGCCCGGTAGGGGCCATCACCGAGAAAGAAGAAATAGACCGGTTCCTAGAGGCGATAGCGGATCCCGAGAAGATCGTGGTAACCCAGATAGCTCCAGCGGTAAGGGTGGCTGTTGCTGAGGAAGTAGGGATGGAAACCGGCTCTTTGGATATGTTAACGTTTGTGGCGGGTCTCAGACAACTCGGATTCGATTACGTCTTCCATACCAACTTCACCGCCGACCTCACTATAATGGAGGAAGGCAATGAGCTTTTGAAACGCTTGAAAGAGGGCGGGACCCTTCCGATGCTGACCTCTTGTAGCCCCGGATGGATCAACTTCATTGAAACGTTCTATCCGGAACAGTTACCTCATCTTTCGACCTGCAAATCGCCGCAGCAGATGTTCGGAGCTTTGGTGAAGACCTACTGGGCGGACAAGATGGGCATTGACCCGGCCAAGATATTCTCGGTTTCCATCATGCCGTGTACGGCCAAGAAGTATGAAGCTACCCGTCCGGAGATGAGAGACAGCGGTTATCAAGACGTGGACCTGGTTCTCACTACCCGCGAAGTGGGAAGGCTTTTCCGCATGTGCGGTGTAGGGTTTGACAAGCTCCAACCTTCAAACTTCGATTCCTTGATGGGTGCTTATACAGGGGCTGCGGTTATCTTTGGAGCTTCTGGTGGAGTTATGGAGGCAGCTTTGAGAACCGTTTACGAAGTGGTTACTGGCAAGACCCTCGAGGACGTAAACTTCACCGCGGTACGCGGTTTCGAGGGTATGAAAGAAGCCGAGGTCGATCTCGACGGCACCAAGGTAAAGGTTGCGGTTGCCAACTCGCTAGGATGCGCCAGGAAGATTATGGAAGAAATCAAGGCCGGTACCTCACCGTATCACTTTATTGAGATCATGTGCTGCCCCGGCGGTTGTATCGGTGGCGGCGGGCAGCCGATCCCGTCAACTGTAGCCAAGAGGGTAGAACGCATCAAGGGTATCTACATCGAGGACGAGGGCCTGCCCTTGCGCAAGTCCCATGAGAACCCGGAAGTCAAGCTCTTGTACGAAGACTTCCTGCATGAGCCGCTGGGACACAAATCGCACGAGCTTTTGCATACCCACTACACTCCGAAGAACAAGTAA
- the trpS gene encoding tryptophan--tRNA ligase: protein MQGTVMSGMRPTGKLHIGHLSVLRNWVMLQETYRCFFAIVDWHALTTSFDETEIIQENIRDMFLDWLSVGLDPAKSAVFVQSHVKEHAELHLLLSMVTPVSWLERCPTYKEQIQELGKEGKDISTYGFLGYPLLMAADILVYKADTVPVGKDQLPHLELCREIARRFNYLFNVSLFPEPQALLSKVPVIPGIDGRKMSKSYNNYISLTDSTEEIRDKTRMMITDPARIKKTDPGHPEVCTVFVYHGMFNQEETDDVEIRCRRGEIGCVACKARLAQRLDQLLQPIRDKRNELMNHPGQIHDMLKEGAEKARQVASRTLEEVREAMRI from the coding sequence ATGCAAGGAACGGTTATGAGCGGGATGCGTCCCACCGGAAAACTTCATATCGGACACCTGAGCGTACTGCGGAACTGGGTAATGTTGCAGGAGACTTACCGTTGCTTTTTTGCTATAGTGGACTGGCACGCTTTAACCACTTCGTTCGACGAAACCGAGATCATCCAAGAGAATATCAGGGACATGTTTTTGGATTGGCTTAGCGTGGGCCTGGATCCGGCAAAGAGCGCGGTGTTCGTTCAAAGCCACGTAAAAGAGCACGCCGAACTTCACCTGCTTTTGTCCATGGTGACTCCCGTCTCCTGGCTGGAACGGTGTCCCACCTATAAAGAACAGATCCAGGAACTGGGAAAAGAAGGCAAGGATATATCTACTTATGGGTTTCTGGGCTACCCGCTCTTGATGGCAGCTGATATACTGGTTTACAAGGCAGACACAGTACCGGTAGGCAAGGATCAGCTGCCACATTTGGAGTTATGCCGGGAAATCGCGAGGAGATTCAATTACCTTTTCAATGTTAGTTTATTTCCCGAACCCCAGGCGCTCTTATCCAAGGTACCGGTAATTCCCGGCATTGACGGGCGGAAGATGAGCAAGAGCTACAACAACTATATATCGCTTACCGATTCAACGGAAGAAATCCGGGATAAAACCAGGATGATGATAACCGACCCTGCCCGTATCAAAAAGACGGATCCCGGGCACCCCGAAGTATGCACGGTGTTCGTTTACCACGGGATGTTTAATCAGGAAGAGACAGATGACGTAGAAATCCGGTGCCGGAGGGGCGAGATCGGTTGTGTGGCCTGCAAAGCCAGGTTGGCACAGCGTTTAGACCAGTTGCTACAACCGATTCGGGATAAGAGAAACGAATTGATGAACCACCCCGGGCAAATCCACGATATGCTGAAAGAAGGAGCAGAGAAGGCTAGACAAGTAGCTAGCCGTACTTTGGAGGAAGTGCGCGAGGCGATGCGCATCTAA
- a CDS encoding segregation and condensation protein A, translating into MEYRVQLEAFEGPLDLLLHLIEKNKVNIYDIPVAAITEQYLEYLSGCQEIDLDHLADFLVMACTLLSIKARMLFAPTEREEDSGQDDEGDPRQELVKKLLEYRNYKELAGILASLYQGEKPRVYYRLANDEDSSPEGGLRASLPELLRAFRMVWKQKRENELQLVVAPGGEVKVDLKMQELEQFLKTRPQGIVFQDVFIRAGTRREALALFLALLELIRQKKVEAIQEQSFGRIIIRLTGNGARGGPV; encoded by the coding sequence ATGGAATACCGGGTTCAACTGGAGGCTTTTGAGGGTCCGCTGGATTTACTGCTGCACCTCATCGAGAAGAATAAGGTTAACATTTACGATATCCCGGTGGCGGCTATCACCGAGCAGTACCTGGAGTACCTTTCTGGATGCCAGGAAATCGATCTGGATCACCTGGCTGATTTCCTGGTCATGGCCTGCACCTTGCTAAGTATCAAGGCGAGGATGCTCTTTGCTCCTACTGAGAGGGAAGAGGACTCCGGGCAGGACGACGAGGGAGACCCGCGCCAGGAACTGGTCAAGAAGCTGCTGGAGTACAGGAATTACAAGGAACTAGCGGGTATCTTGGCTTCTCTTTATCAAGGGGAGAAGCCGAGAGTTTACTATCGCTTGGCTAACGACGAGGACTCGTCGCCTGAAGGCGGGTTGCGGGCTTCGTTGCCTGAGTTGCTTCGGGCTTTCCGCATGGTGTGGAAGCAGAAGCGAGAAAACGAACTCCAGCTGGTGGTCGCACCGGGCGGTGAGGTCAAAGTCGACCTTAAAATGCAGGAATTAGAGCAATTCCTCAAGACCAGACCGCAAGGAATAGTGTTTCAAGATGTTTTCATTAGGGCCGGGACGAGACGGGAGGCTCTGGCCCTTTTTCTGGCCCTGCTCGAACTGATTAGGCAAAAAAAGGTGGAGGCTATACAGGAACAGAGCTTTGGCCGCATTATCATCCGACTGACAGGAAACGGTGCCAGAGGCGGTCCCGTCTAA
- a CDS encoding AbrB/MazE/SpoVT family DNA-binding domain-containing protein — translation MLKKRISVSRKRQITIPIEFCNKLGIEKEVECFLQNDAIIIRPVQERSGDFDEQILEDLISQGFSGNQLLEKFKEMRRQIRPAVECLLAEARLAADGQARFSTYEDVFGAEDD, via the coding sequence ATGTTAAAAAAGCGTATCTCCGTATCGCGGAAGCGTCAAATAACGATTCCTATTGAGTTTTGCAACAAGCTCGGTATTGAAAAAGAAGTCGAGTGCTTTCTTCAAAATGATGCCATTATTATTCGCCCTGTGCAAGAGAGAAGTGGCGATTTTGACGAACAAATCCTAGAAGATTTGATCTCGCAGGGTTTTTCCGGCAATCAGCTTCTCGAAAAGTTCAAGGAAATGCGCCGTCAGATTCGTCCTGCTGTTGAATGCTTGCTTGCTGAAGCTCGCCTTGCCGCTGACGGCCAAGCTCGATTTTCCACATACGAAGATGTTTTTGGTGCGGAGGACGACTAA
- a CDS encoding CBS domain-containing protein, with amino-acid sequence MDIITSHNALDFDGLAAMVAAGKLYPSAVKVFAGTLSKNVKKFMGLYKDHLSIRYPREVGLGRVSRIIMVDTRNPNRLGQLQGLCRRPGIEFYVYDHHPASPGDVAGVLEEVHEVGATTTILVEKLISEKIAVTPFEATILALGIYEDTGSLLFSSTTWRDAAAVSFLLSRGANLSVVSVFIEEPFSDEQRYLLHKLMETSHHYHVKGADVLVATVEIDNFVPGLDLVTHRLAEMEPADAVFVIAMMEGKANIVARSRTSNIKVNEVLSFVGGRGHEKAASAMVKGRSLRSLTEEVMKRVEESARPGLTARDIMSTPVKTVSAHLTMEEAGRIMLRYGHTGMPVVDGENVVGVISRRDVDKARMHDLGHAPVKGYMSRTVISVVPETPVKELQRLMVEHDVGRLPVIEEGRLVGIVSRTDILRTLHGEDEEIEDHEVLYVSDEAGSSDDCREILSHRLPSRIQSLLEIAGVVAEDLGFMVYMVGGIVRDLLLGVPNYDIDLVVEGEGLVFARALAQRLGGRARVHERFQTAVVVLPDGFKIDVATARTEYYEFPAALPVVHRSSIREDLYRRDFTINTMAICLNPGRFGELIDYFGGRKDLKEGLIRILYNLSFVEDPTRILRAIRFEQRYKFQIEAETLRLARDAIDRRLLGKLSHKRILHELILILEEKDPLPALRRMDEIGVWEYVMPEVRLDSETWIMLRRVPRVLGWLAERWLNIGLRSWVVYLLVILQKLPDSAVEEIVHRYRFDRDVTEILLMGREVPGLAVEIEEIQSLSMSDLNKKLRKLSGEHIAFLLLCLNRPESWERVARYLELKQDVRVKVNGYDLKALGLREGPVYQKILSDLYDANLDGLVKTYDEEIELVKKWISEGRVKDDG; translated from the coding sequence ATGGACATCATAACTTCACATAATGCCTTGGATTTCGATGGTTTGGCGGCCATGGTGGCAGCAGGGAAGTTATACCCTTCTGCTGTCAAGGTGTTTGCCGGGACGCTTTCTAAGAACGTGAAGAAATTCATGGGTCTGTACAAAGACCATTTATCCATCAGGTACCCACGAGAAGTGGGCTTGGGTCGGGTTTCGCGCATCATTATGGTGGACACCCGTAATCCTAATCGCCTCGGTCAACTACAGGGTTTATGCCGGCGGCCTGGCATCGAATTTTACGTTTACGACCACCACCCTGCTTCGCCTGGAGATGTTGCCGGTGTTTTGGAGGAGGTACACGAGGTAGGGGCTACTACGACTATCCTGGTGGAAAAGCTCATAAGCGAAAAAATTGCGGTTACCCCGTTTGAAGCTACTATCCTGGCCTTGGGTATTTATGAAGATACCGGGAGCCTTTTGTTTTCTTCGACTACTTGGCGGGATGCGGCAGCGGTATCTTTTTTGTTGAGCCGCGGAGCCAATTTGTCGGTTGTGTCTGTTTTTATCGAGGAGCCATTTTCCGACGAGCAGCGTTACCTTTTACACAAACTCATGGAAACGTCCCACCACTACCACGTAAAGGGAGCAGATGTGTTGGTTGCAACAGTCGAGATCGACAACTTCGTTCCCGGTTTGGACCTAGTTACCCATCGTTTGGCGGAGATGGAACCGGCCGATGCTGTTTTTGTAATAGCCATGATGGAAGGGAAGGCAAACATCGTTGCCAGGAGCCGGACGAGCAATATCAAGGTAAACGAGGTGTTGTCTTTTGTTGGGGGGCGAGGTCATGAAAAGGCGGCCAGTGCTATGGTAAAGGGTCGAAGTTTGAGATCGTTGACAGAAGAGGTAATGAAAAGGGTGGAAGAAAGTGCCCGTCCCGGTCTTACCGCCCGTGACATCATGTCAACCCCGGTCAAGACTGTTTCGGCTCACCTGACCATGGAAGAGGCGGGGCGGATAATGCTGAGATACGGGCACACGGGAATGCCGGTAGTGGACGGGGAAAACGTTGTAGGCGTTATTTCCCGACGGGATGTGGACAAGGCGCGGATGCATGACCTGGGACATGCTCCGGTGAAAGGCTACATGTCGCGCACGGTGATATCCGTGGTTCCGGAGACGCCGGTCAAAGAACTGCAGAGACTTATGGTCGAGCACGACGTCGGTCGCCTGCCTGTGATTGAAGAAGGACGTCTGGTAGGCATAGTGTCTCGTACTGACATCCTTCGGACGCTGCACGGAGAAGACGAAGAAATTGAAGACCATGAGGTGCTTTATGTAAGCGATGAAGCTGGTTCAAGTGATGATTGCCGGGAGATTTTGTCACATAGATTACCCTCCCGGATCCAGTCACTTTTGGAAATAGCGGGGGTCGTGGCCGAGGACCTCGGATTCATGGTTTACATGGTAGGAGGTATCGTCCGCGACCTTCTCTTAGGGGTTCCGAATTACGATATCGATTTGGTAGTAGAAGGCGAAGGCCTTGTTTTTGCCAGGGCTTTGGCGCAAAGACTCGGGGGCAGGGCCCGAGTCCACGAGCGCTTTCAAACAGCGGTGGTGGTGTTGCCCGACGGTTTCAAAATAGATGTGGCTACAGCCCGCACCGAGTATTACGAGTTTCCGGCTGCTTTGCCTGTGGTTCATAGGTCTTCGATCAGGGAAGATCTGTACCGGCGGGACTTCACCATCAACACGATGGCAATATGTCTCAATCCTGGCCGGTTCGGGGAGTTGATCGACTACTTCGGGGGGCGAAAAGACCTGAAGGAAGGTTTGATCAGAATACTGTACAATCTGAGCTTTGTTGAAGATCCGACCAGGATCTTGCGGGCGATTCGATTTGAACAGCGGTACAAGTTCCAGATAGAGGCTGAGACTTTACGTTTGGCCCGAGATGCTATCGACCGTCGGTTGCTGGGGAAGCTGTCCCATAAACGTATTCTGCACGAGTTGATTCTTATTCTGGAAGAAAAAGATCCTTTACCTGCACTGAGACGGATGGATGAGATCGGGGTATGGGAATATGTTATGCCGGAAGTCAGGTTGGATTCCGAGACTTGGATTATGCTCCGCCGGGTACCTAGAGTGTTGGGCTGGCTGGCGGAAAGGTGGCTTAATATCGGGCTTCGTTCCTGGGTAGTTTATTTGCTGGTGATTCTGCAGAAACTGCCTGACAGCGCGGTGGAAGAGATAGTCCACCGTTACCGGTTTGACCGGGATGTGACAGAGATATTATTGATGGGACGCGAAGTGCCCGGGTTGGCGGTGGAAATCGAGGAGATACAAAGCTTAAGCATGAGTGATCTAAACAAAAAACTGCGAAAATTGAGCGGGGAACACATCGCTTTCTTATTGCTGTGTTTAAACAGGCCTGAGTCGTGGGAAAGGGTAGCTCGGTATCTGGAGCTTAAACAGGATGTCCGGGTTAAGGTGAACGGCTATGACTTAAAGGCTTTGGGCCTAAGAGAGGGACCGGTCTATCAAAAGATACTCTCTGACTTGTACGATGCTAACCTGGATGGTTTGGTCAAGACCTACGACGAAGAGATCGAGCTGGTCAAGAAGTGGATATCTGAGGGGAGAGTAAAGGACGATGGATAG
- a CDS encoding site-2 protease family protein, which produces MDRLTDFVIWLPAILVGLTFHEYAHARVADALGDNTPYYQGRLTLNPLSHIDWLGFLLLALVHFGWAKPVQVNPYNFKRVSMKTGMMLVSLAGPLMNILVAIVGLLAIKYLPTFTGGSTLYIADQLLQPLVWINVILASFNLIPIPPLDGYKILAGLLPGRQAGFMYSLEPYGTLILMLLIVTGVMGTVLDPFIRLVMGILKLVVA; this is translated from the coding sequence ATGGATAGGTTGACCGATTTTGTTATTTGGTTACCGGCAATATTGGTGGGACTGACTTTTCATGAATACGCCCATGCGCGGGTGGCCGATGCCTTGGGCGACAACACCCCGTATTATCAAGGCCGCTTAACTTTGAATCCTTTATCGCATATAGACTGGCTCGGTTTCTTGTTACTGGCTTTAGTTCACTTCGGATGGGCCAAGCCGGTACAGGTCAATCCGTATAACTTCAAAAGGGTCAGCATGAAAACGGGCATGATGCTGGTTTCCCTGGCTGGTCCCCTTATGAACATCTTGGTAGCGATCGTCGGGCTTTTAGCTATTAAGTACTTGCCAACCTTCACTGGCGGATCGACATTGTATATAGCTGACCAGCTACTGCAACCGCTGGTGTGGATAAACGTGATACTGGCCAGCTTCAACCTCATTCCTATACCGCCTTTGGACGGATACAAGATCCTAGCGGGTTTGCTGCCTGGAAGGCAAGCTGGGTTTATGTACAGCCTGGAACCTTACGGCACTCTGATACTGATGTTGCTGATCGTGACCGGGGTAATGGGGACGGTGCTGGATCCTTTTATAAGGCTGGTAATGGGGATTCTTAAACTGGTGGTCGCGTAG
- a CDS encoding DUF1992 domain-containing protein, which translates to MGEEKSLEEQIMIKAQQVRGTARYMASFEDLVEERIRKAREKGAFDNLEGFGKPLQLYENPFEPPEMRMVFKILKDAGYAPYWVELGKDIDGAMEAFREDVERFKRYIEVVLDGRVSHRAWQRFEKKKADFYQDVLKRLEKLNKQIDNYNLHNPMFWLGRHNIDVKTEYAKVVEEIEGVVASKIKR; encoded by the coding sequence ATGGGGGAAGAGAAGTCTTTGGAAGAACAGATCATGATAAAGGCCCAACAGGTTAGGGGTACGGCTAGGTATATGGCCAGTTTTGAAGACCTGGTGGAGGAACGGATTCGCAAAGCCCGGGAGAAGGGGGCTTTTGATAACCTTGAGGGATTTGGTAAACCGCTTCAACTATATGAGAACCCGTTTGAGCCGCCGGAGATGCGGATGGTCTTTAAAATATTGAAGGATGCCGGTTACGCTCCCTATTGGGTCGAGCTAGGGAAAGATATTGACGGTGCCATGGAAGCTTTTAGAGAGGACGTGGAAAGATTCAAGCGGTACATAGAAGTGGTTTTGGACGGTAGGGTTAGTCACCGGGCCTGGCAACGCTTTGAAAAGAAAAAAGCTGACTTCTACCAGGACGTTCTAAAGAGGTTGGAGAAGTTGAACAAACAGATTGACAATTACAATCTCCATAACCCCATGTTCTGGCTGGGGCGGCACAACATCGACGTCAAGACGGAATATGCTAAAGTAGTCGAAGAAATAGAAGGAGTCGTGGCCTCCAAAATCAAGAGATGA
- a CDS encoding DUF2953 domain-containing protein, with translation MVIIWSLVGLSLILFLFMDIEVAAKYLENNDESGLFLEVFYLNRMFKKEYSYKDLELGFGRLLPWFDVTKEVESPKGKELWAERGRLGLVDLKEYYGKIRFFLAGLDRWPGLKRFYFRTILIKRFEWHTEIGGEEPMETGIKAGLCWGVKGCLVSYITWIFPVRRIHVHVSPRFDTSLFKTVLTCDIQLKVIHVLITMGLIKRLNAGTTLSA, from the coding sequence ATGGTTATAATCTGGTCCTTGGTTGGACTGAGTCTGATCCTTTTCCTGTTCATGGACATAGAAGTGGCTGCGAAATACTTGGAGAATAACGATGAAAGTGGTTTGTTTTTAGAAGTTTTTTATCTTAACCGGATGTTTAAGAAAGAATACAGCTACAAGGACCTCGAGCTTGGATTTGGGCGGCTGCTGCCTTGGTTCGATGTGACCAAGGAAGTGGAGAGCCCGAAAGGAAAAGAATTGTGGGCTGAACGCGGGAGGCTAGGGCTGGTGGATTTGAAAGAGTACTATGGGAAGATCCGTTTTTTCTTAGCAGGGCTAGATAGGTGGCCTGGGTTAAAACGTTTTTATTTTAGGACCATTCTAATAAAAAGGTTCGAGTGGCATACGGAGATCGGCGGTGAAGAGCCCATGGAAACCGGTATTAAAGCCGGTCTCTGCTGGGGGGTAAAAGGGTGTCTCGTATCCTACATTACATGGATATTTCCTGTCAGACGGATCCACGTTCATGTCAGCCCTAGGTTTGATACCAGTTTGTTTAAAACGGTGTTGACCTGTGATATTCAGCTGAAGGTGATCCACGTTCTAATTACCATGGGTTTGATTAAACGACTAAACGCAGGGACAACTTTATCTGCTTGA
- the scpB gene encoding SMC-Scp complex subunit ScpB: MLARISAKATIEALLFASGDPLPLSEIARVTGLLPDDVEVILEELILEYNKEEHGIQVVKSDAGYAMCTKPAFFEYIRDLNRGPEKRLSQAALETLAIIAYRQPVTRTEIEAIRGVKAERVINSLLERGLIAEAGRKDAPGRPVLYVTTNEFMRLFGLASLEDLPKDVRGA, from the coding sequence GTGTTGGCTAGGATAAGCGCAAAGGCAACGATCGAAGCTTTACTGTTTGCCAGTGGCGATCCTCTTCCTTTAAGCGAGATCGCCAGGGTCACCGGTTTGTTGCCTGACGATGTCGAGGTTATACTGGAGGAACTTATTTTGGAGTATAATAAAGAGGAGCACGGGATACAGGTTGTCAAATCGGATGCGGGTTATGCCATGTGTACCAAACCCGCTTTTTTCGAGTATATCAGGGATTTGAACAGAGGGCCAGAAAAAAGACTTTCACAGGCAGCTCTAGAAACCCTGGCTATCATAGCCTACCGGCAACCGGTAACGAGGACAGAGATAGAGGCGATTCGTGGAGTTAAGGCAGAAAGAGTTATCAATTCTTTGCTCGAACGGGGGCTAATCGCCGAAGCTGGGAGGAAGGATGCGCCTGGCCGGCCGGTTCTGTATGTTACTACTAACGAATTCATGAGGTTATTTGGACTCGCCAGTTTGGAGGATTTGCCCAAGGACGTCAGGGGGGCTTGA
- a CDS encoding EamA family transporter, with amino-acid sequence MSTRVVGLVILNALFLVAGQVCWKQAVVGGEVAWWKLLFSPLVWAGFGCFGLATAMWFYVLARVPLSQALPLQGITYFLGVLAGVLFFKETVSVSRWVGAVLIFVGVFLVARS; translated from the coding sequence GTGAGTACAAGGGTTGTCGGGCTGGTAATCTTAAACGCTCTTTTCTTGGTAGCTGGCCAGGTTTGCTGGAAACAAGCGGTGGTCGGCGGAGAAGTGGCTTGGTGGAAGCTCCTTTTTTCCCCGTTGGTATGGGCTGGTTTTGGTTGTTTTGGATTAGCGACAGCTATGTGGTTTTATGTTTTGGCCCGGGTACCTCTTTCTCAAGCCCTTCCTCTTCAGGGTATTACCTATTTTCTCGGCGTGTTGGCCGGGGTATTGTTCTTTAAGGAAACGGTTTCTGTAAGTCGGTGGGTAGGGGCAGTATTGATTTTTGTAGGTGTTTTTCTGGTTGCCCGTTCTTGA
- a CDS encoding MGDG synthase family glycosyltransferase: protein MLSISARHAQTYGKTRVLILGAAYGAGHLQAGLALQAALAHIRPEWEVKTCNFVEMVSPAFDVFSRKFYLFMVRHFPLCYQWFYHLTDAVKPRKGYLLDRFGCRRLQGFVDEFGPRVVVATFPTPGRVAATLKLEGKSQVPVVMVITDHTVHSEWIHPGVDLYLVPDEGVREMLLKRGISSHIIRVSGIPIRPGFADNLNQTAARHHLGLDEKVPVVLLVGGGNGRVTAMEEICAGLSRLRLGMQVLVITGEDVTYRERLCSKFEGDPRFRFYGFVNNMAEFMTAADVLITKAGALTLAEAASAGLPVIIYRCLPAQEEANALYYAQHRAALQVRNQEELLLSVEKILLDRGELAASLSAAIRKLARPRAAFDAACAIAELVE from the coding sequence ATGTTGAGTATTTCTGCTAGGCATGCGCAAACGTATGGAAAAACTCGGGTTCTCATCTTAGGTGCGGCTTACGGGGCGGGCCACCTTCAGGCTGGACTCGCTTTACAGGCTGCCCTGGCACACATCAGGCCGGAATGGGAAGTAAAGACCTGTAACTTTGTCGAGATGGTCAGCCCTGCGTTCGACGTTTTCTCTCGCAAATTTTATCTTTTTATGGTCCGGCATTTTCCATTGTGTTACCAGTGGTTTTACCACCTTACTGACGCAGTGAAGCCGCGGAAAGGTTACCTTTTGGACCGCTTCGGTTGCAGGCGTTTACAGGGCTTCGTGGATGAGTTTGGTCCTCGGGTCGTAGTGGCCACTTTTCCTACCCCGGGGCGGGTGGCAGCAACACTCAAACTGGAGGGCAAGTCACAGGTGCCCGTGGTCATGGTTATAACCGACCATACGGTTCACTCGGAGTGGATTCACCCAGGGGTGGATCTGTATCTGGTCCCAGACGAAGGCGTAAGGGAAATGCTCCTCAAACGTGGTATCAGTTCCCATATAATAAGGGTTTCCGGCATCCCGATTCGTCCTGGTTTTGCGGATAACCTGAACCAGACAGCAGCTAGGCACCACTTGGGATTGGACGAAAAGGTCCCTGTGGTCTTGTTAGTCGGAGGCGGAAATGGTAGGGTTACGGCAATGGAAGAAATATGTGCCGGTTTGAGCCGCCTCCGGTTAGGAATGCAGGTACTTGTTATTACGGGGGAGGATGTAACGTATCGAGAGAGACTTTGTTCCAAATTCGAGGGAGACCCGCGGTTCCGTTTTTACGGGTTTGTAAACAACATGGCGGAGTTTATGACAGCAGCGGATGTTCTTATCACTAAGGCCGGGGCCCTGACACTGGCAGAAGCTGCGTCGGCCGGGCTGCCGGTGATTATCTACCGGTGTCTTCCGGCTCAGGAAGAGGCCAACGCGCTATATTATGCTCAGCATCGAGCAGCCTTGCAGGTTCGAAACCAGGAGGAACTCCTGCTTTCCGTGGAGAAGATACTATTGGATAGGGGTGAGCTGGCGGCATCACTCAGCGCTGCTATTCGCAAACTGGCTCGTCCCCGGGCGGCTTTCGATGCCGCTTGCGCAATTGCGGAACTAGTTGAGTAA
- a CDS encoding type II toxin-antitoxin system RelE/ParE family toxin, whose translation MHELVILPPAARYLKKIKEKPLKMAFQKAVNEILQNPHLGNAKTGDLSGVYCYDIYYNKTNYELAYTIVKKNTNTVVVIILAGTRQNLYEELKRYMKKL comes from the coding sequence ATGCATGAGCTCGTTATTCTCCCCCCTGCCGCACGCTACTTAAAAAAGATAAAAGAAAAACCCCTTAAAATGGCCTTTCAAAAAGCGGTTAATGAAATACTCCAGAACCCTCACCTCGGTAATGCGAAAACGGGCGATCTATCCGGTGTGTACTGCTACGATATCTATTACAACAAAACAAACTACGAACTGGCCTACACTATCGTTAAGAAAAATACCAACACGGTTGTTGTCATTATTCTGGCCGGTACTCGTCAAAATCTTTACGAGGAATTGAAACGATATATGAAGAAGCTTTGA